The Deltaproteobacteria bacterium region GGCCCCATTGCTGCCCAGGAGGGTCACAATCCGGCCTTCCGGGACCTGGAGGGAAAGCCCCTTCAGTACCAGAATGGTGTTATGATAGATGACTTCGATGTTATTGACGACTAATAAGGGTTCCATAAAATCTCTTTGGCCCAAGGCGCAAGGCTCAAGGCACAAGGGGGAAGATATCCTCGCTTATATCCTTTGCCTTGCGCCCTGCGCCTTACGCCTTGAACCTTTATTTATGCTCCCAACCTCGAATAGGCCAGATCCTGTTCGCCCAGGTAGGCCTTGATAACCTCTTCATTATGCCTGATTTCTTCCGGCCGGCCCTCGGCAATTTTTTGGCCGAAATCCAGGACACAGATCCGATCACAAATATCCATGACCATTCCCATATCATGTTCGATCAGGATAATGGTCACCCCCCATTCTTCGTTGATGTCCAGGATAAACCGGGCCATGTCTTCGGTTTCTTCCAGGTTCATACCGGTGGCCGGCTCATCAAGGAGTAAGATCTTGGGTTTCATGGCCAAAGCCCGGGCCAATTCGACCCGCTTCTGCAGCCCGTAAGGCAGGGTATGAACGATCTGCTTACGTATCGGCTCGATTTCCAGAAGATCAATGATCGTCTCCTCGATTTCTTTGCGCAGAGTCAGCTCTTCGCGACGGGTTTTTCCATAGTATATCCCGCCCGAAAAAAATCCTGATTTCAGATGGACATGTCGGCCTAATTTAATGTTATCCAGGACGTTCATATGACCGAAGAGTTCGACATTTTGAAAGGTCCGGGCAATCCCCAGTTCAGCAATTTTATGGGGCTTGATCCTGGTAATGTCCTGTCCTTCGAAAACGATCTTCCCGGCCTCCGGTTGATAAAAGCGGTTGATGCAGTTCAGCAGACAGGTTTTCCCGGCGCCGTTGGGGCCGATAATGGCAAAGATCTCCCCCGGCCTGACACCGGTGGTGACCCCGGAAAGGGCCTTGATCCCTCCAAAGGTCAAGGCGATATCCTCAACGATCAATTGATAGGCCTCAAGACTGTCGAGATGCTTTGACCGGGTCATCCTTCGTCTATTACCTCTTTGATCCGGACCAGGGTCTTCATACGAAAACCGGTCCCATCCTGATAGCGGATTTCCGATTCCACAGGCAATTCTTCCTGGGCCCCGTATAGGGCCTCGATAAGGTTGGCATACCGTTCCGCCACGAAACCCCGGCGCAATTTTCTGGTTCGGGTCATTTCATCATCATCGGCATCCAGCTCTTTATACATCATGACAAAACGCCTGACCCGGGCGATCCTGGGCAGCGACCGGTTGATCCGCTGGATTTCGGAAGCGATCAGGTCGTAGACCTCCGGCTTTTGGGACAGGTCGGTGAAGGTGG contains the following coding sequences:
- a CDS encoding ABC transporter ATP-binding protein, with the protein product MTRSKHLDSLEAYQLIVEDIALTFGGIKALSGVTTGVRPGEIFAIIGPNGAGKTCLLNCINRFYQPEAGKIVFEGQDITRIKPHKIAELGIARTFQNVELFGHMNVLDNIKLGRHVHLKSGFFSGGIYYGKTRREELTLRKEIEETIIDLLEIEPIRKQIVHTLPYGLQKRVELARALAMKPKILLLDEPATGMNLEETEDMARFILDINEEWGVTIILIEHDMGMVMDICDRICVLDFGQKIAEGRPEEIRHNEEVIKAYLGEQDLAYSRLGA